One genomic segment of Negativicutes bacterium includes these proteins:
- a CDS encoding DEAD/DEAH box helicase, giving the protein MGFEEPSPIQSKTIPLVLAGNDVIGQAQTGTGKTAAFGIPAIEKVDDHNKHIQALILTPTRELAIQISEEITKIGKFKKVKSLPIYGGQSIDRQIKALKSGVQVVIGTPGRLLDHIRRRTIKLDQVKMLILDEADEMLDMGFVDDIETIINNLDAETRQTLLFSATMPGPIAKLSEKYMKNATRVTINREKLTVPLIEQIYYETREKLEGLCRVLDVEETGKIIIFCRTKKGVDELVSSLQVRGYLSDGLHGDLSQSQRDRVMKKFREGKLEILVATDVAARGIDIDDITHVVNYDIPQDHESYVHRIGRTGRAGRKGVAITFINPREYRQLKLIERYTKTAITRKKLPSSADILERQKELIKERLLKVLENNNYDDYHTIIADLLNDYDAHDLAAAALKLSVEGVKEKEEEVVVTNSFSNTGGEAGMVRLFMNIGRSQKIRPEDIVRAISSEADIPGNIIGVINIYDKFTFVEIPEEVAERVLAVMHKNTMKGYKINVEPAKSR; this is encoded by the coding sequence ATGGGCTTTGAAGAGCCTTCACCGATACAAAGTAAAACAATACCATTAGTATTAGCAGGTAATGATGTTATTGGTCAAGCCCAAACAGGAACTGGTAAAACAGCTGCTTTTGGTATTCCAGCAATTGAAAAAGTTGATGATCATAATAAGCATATTCAAGCACTTATTCTTACACCGACTAGAGAACTTGCTATTCAAATCTCTGAAGAGATAACTAAAATTGGTAAATTTAAAAAAGTAAAATCATTGCCGATTTATGGTGGCCAATCAATAGACAGACAAATCAAAGCCTTAAAATCAGGCGTGCAAGTTGTTATTGGGACTCCGGGAAGATTATTGGATCATATTAGACGTAGAACTATTAAATTAGACCAAGTGAAAATGCTTATTTTAGATGAAGCAGATGAAATGCTAGACATGGGATTTGTTGATGACATAGAGACTATTATTAATAATTTAGATGCGGAAACAAGACAAACATTATTGTTTTCAGCAACAATGCCTGGACCAATAGCAAAGTTATCAGAAAAGTATATGAAGAATGCAACAAGAGTAACTATTAACAGAGAAAAGTTAACAGTGCCATTGATTGAACAAATTTATTATGAAACAAGAGAAAAATTAGAAGGCTTATGTCGTGTTTTAGATGTTGAAGAAACCGGCAAAATTATAATTTTCTGTCGTACTAAAAAAGGTGTTGATGAATTAGTATCATCATTACAAGTACGCGGGTATTTATCAGATGGCTTACATGGTGATTTGAGTCAATCACAACGTGATAGAGTAATGAAAAAATTCCGTGAAGGAAAATTGGAAATACTAGTAGCAACTGATGTGGCAGCTCGCGGGATTGATATCGATGATATTACTCATGTAGTGAATTATGATATTCCACAAGACCATGAATCATATGTTCATAGAATTGGAAGAACTGGCCGTGCTGGTCGTAAAGGGGTTGCGATTACTTTTATCAATCCTCGTGAGTATCGTCAATTAAAATTAATTGAACGTTATACAAAAACGGCTATTACACGTAAAAAATTACCTTCTTCAGCTGATATCTTAGAACGTCAAAAAGAACTAATAAAAGAGCGTTTATTAAAAGTGCTAGAAAATAATAATTATGATGACTATCATACTATTATTGCGGACTTGTTAAATGATTATGATGCTCATGACTTAGCAGCAGCAGCTTTAAAATTATCCGTTGAAGGGGTAAAAGAAAAAGAAGAAGAAGTAGTAGTCACAAATAGCTTTAGTAATACCGGTGGAGAAGCAGGGATGGTAAGGTTATTTATGAATATCGGTCGTAGCCAAAAAATCAGACCAGAAGACATTGTTAGAGCAATTTCTTCGGAAGCTGATATTCCTGGGAATATTATTGGTGTTATTAATATCTATGACAAATTTACATTTGTCGAAATTCCGGAAGAAGTAGCAGAAAGAGTGTTAGCAGTGATGCATAAAAACACTATGAAGGGCTATAAAATTAATGTTGAACCGGCTAAAAGTCGTTAA
- a CDS encoding competence/damage-inducible protein A, which produces MIVEIVTTGTELLLGQVVNTNSAYLANQLNKLGFDVLYHSTIGDNKKRMKETLLLALARADIVITTGGMGPTQGDITKEITAEVLNRDLHLHKPSLANIERYFAKVKRTMVESNIRQAMIPDSAVVLENYCGTAPGVVLEDNGKMIINLPGPPRELKMMFEKCLKPFLIEKFGCSKIILSRVLNTYGIGESLLEEKIKDLILQQHNPTIALLARKTGVIVRLTAKADNEAEALTLIKPLEAEIKSRIGEFIYAVDDIKLEEVVAKQFVENKLTVAMAESCTGGLLTSRLTDIPGSSAYVVGAIVSYSDIVKINELNIAETLINEKGAVSEEVAKAMAEGVRKKLNSKVGIAITGFAGPGGDSHSAEVGLVYLSLSDGKKTICEKKVFHGQRLDIKFHASQAALNLLWQYNKKNNKGK; this is translated from the coding sequence ATGATAGTGGAAATAGTAACAACCGGAACGGAATTATTGTTAGGACAAGTTGTAAATACTAATAGTGCATATTTAGCCAATCAACTTAATAAATTAGGCTTTGATGTCTTATATCACTCGACAATTGGTGATAATAAAAAAAGAATGAAAGAAACTTTGTTGTTAGCATTAGCGCGAGCTGATATTGTTATAACGACCGGTGGAATGGGCCCGACTCAGGGTGATATAACAAAAGAAATAACGGCAGAGGTTTTGAATCGGGACTTGCATTTACATAAACCTAGTTTGGCGAATATTGAAAGGTATTTTGCGAAAGTGAAACGTACAATGGTGGAAAGTAATATAAGACAAGCCATGATTCCGGATAGTGCAGTGGTTTTGGAAAATTATTGTGGGACAGCTCCGGGAGTTGTTCTTGAAGATAATGGTAAAATGATCATTAATTTACCAGGACCGCCACGCGAATTGAAAATGATGTTTGAAAAATGTCTGAAACCTTTTTTAATTGAAAAGTTTGGTTGCAGTAAAATTATTTTGTCAAGAGTTTTAAATACTTATGGCATCGGTGAATCCTTGCTAGAAGAAAAAATTAAGGATTTAATTTTACAGCAACATAATCCGACCATAGCTTTATTAGCGAGAAAAACAGGTGTTATTGTGCGGTTAACGGCAAAAGCTGATAATGAAGCTGAAGCGTTAACTTTAATAAAACCGTTAGAAGCCGAGATTAAGTCAAGAATCGGTGAATTTATTTATGCGGTAGATGATATAAAACTAGAAGAAGTAGTTGCAAAGCAGTTTGTTGAAAATAAACTTACGGTAGCAATGGCAGAATCATGTACTGGCGGGTTATTAACTAGTAGGCTTACTGATATACCCGGTAGTTCAGCTTATGTGGTGGGAGCCATTGTAAGTTATAGCGATATCGTTAAAATAAATGAACTAAATATAGCTGAAACATTAATAAATGAAAAAGGTGCTGTTAGTGAAGAGGTTGCCAAAGCAATGGCTGAAGGCGTCAGAAAAAAACTCAATAGCAAAGTTGGGATAGCTATTACCGGATTTGCAGGACCGGGAGGCGACAGTCACTCTGCAGAAGTTGGCTTAGTTTACCTGTCTTTAAGTGATGGTAAAAAAACTATTTGTGAGAAAAAAGTTTTTCACGGTCAGAGATTAGATATTAAATTTCACGCATCGCAGGCCGCATTAAATTTATTGTGGCAATATAATAAGAAAAATAATAAGGGAAAATAA
- the rimO gene encoding 30S ribosomal protein S12 methylthiotransferase RimO, with translation MLKAGVISLGCVKNLVDTEVMLGILRENKIDVTAQPNDADIIIINTCTFIESAKEEGISTILQMADFKISGKCRGIIVAGCLGQRYKQELLDELPEVDAIIGTGAWDRIMEAVEAVLAGERLIIADKSEIIYDDKMPRILTTPRYTAYVKVAEGCDNRCAYCVIPLVRGNFRSRTIESIVAETKNLVKNGVKEINLIAQDTTNYGIDLYGEIKILELLKELVKIEELKWIRLLYCYPKRFTDELLNFMATEPKICKYIDLPLQHAHNDVLKAMARQDTKEEIEDLLLRIRKIMPTATIRTSFIVGFPGESIEHYETLKEFIIKQRFDKVGIFTYSKEEDTVAFTMEQQVSEEIKQERYHELMAIQSKISEEINQSLEDQELEVLIEGRDSEQENVTYGRSYREAQEIDGQVYVENDPDSMPGQFIKTKVVQGYTYDILAEKIK, from the coding sequence ATGTTAAAGGCTGGAGTTATAAGTTTAGGTTGTGTTAAAAATTTAGTTGATACAGAAGTGATGTTGGGGATATTAAGAGAAAATAAAATAGATGTTACTGCACAACCTAATGATGCCGATATAATAATTATTAATACTTGTACCTTTATTGAATCAGCGAAAGAAGAAGGGATTTCGACAATTTTACAAATGGCAGATTTCAAAATTAGTGGAAAATGTCGAGGGATTATTGTTGCTGGTTGTTTAGGACAAAGATATAAACAAGAGTTGTTAGATGAGCTACCGGAAGTTGATGCTATAATTGGAACTGGTGCTTGGGATCGAATTATGGAAGCGGTTGAAGCTGTGTTAGCTGGTGAAAGACTAATTATTGCTGATAAATCAGAAATAATTTATGATGATAAAATGCCAAGGATTTTAACAACACCTCGCTATACTGCATATGTTAAAGTTGCAGAGGGATGCGATAATCGTTGTGCATACTGCGTAATTCCATTGGTTAGGGGTAATTTCCGTAGTCGTACTATTGAATCAATAGTTGCAGAAACTAAAAATTTAGTAAAAAATGGTGTTAAGGAAATAAATTTAATCGCTCAAGATACTACTAATTATGGAATTGATCTTTATGGTGAAATAAAAATCTTAGAGTTATTAAAAGAATTGGTAAAAATAGAAGAGCTAAAGTGGATTAGATTATTATATTGTTACCCTAAAAGATTTACTGACGAACTATTAAATTTCATGGCAACTGAGCCTAAAATTTGCAAATACATTGACTTGCCGTTGCAACATGCTCATAATGATGTATTAAAGGCGATGGCTCGCCAAGATACTAAAGAAGAGATTGAAGATTTGTTGTTGAGAATTAGAAAAATCATGCCAACAGCGACAATTAGAACTTCTTTTATTGTTGGTTTTCCGGGTGAAAGTATTGAACATTATGAAACATTAAAAGAGTTTATTATCAAGCAAAGATTTGATAAAGTCGGTATCTTTACATATTCTAAAGAAGAAGATACGGTAGCTTTTACAATGGAGCAGCAAGTTAGTGAGGAAATAAAACAAGAGCGTTATCATGAACTAATGGCAATTCAATCTAAAATCTCAGAAGAGATAAACCAAAGTCTGGAAGACCAGGAGTTGGAGGTCTTGATTGAAGGCCGTGATAGCGAACAAGAAAATGTAACTTATGGAAGATCTTATCGTGAGGCACAGGAAATAGATGGTCAGGTTTATGTGGAAAATGATCCTGATAGTATGCCAGGGCAGTTTATTAAAACTAAAGTTGTCCAAGGTTATACCTATGATATTTTGGCAGAAAAAATAAAATAA
- a CDS encoding extracellular solute-binding protein, with protein MRYIKIFTVMIGAILISFLLHAYFTSSVENDSQQKRVINVYTSLPAEIVACLSEEFERTNNVKINFILFSDKEALLNKIRGTNEEKVELVLTDSLLLDEAKTDQKLENYVSEQTDLLNDRFKDEHGFWQGVWYDPIVFCINYDYLKLTEQNISGWNDLYKDNKIRIGVVDVMASSAAANLYFTLVSQYGEDDAIKLLQKIHARVVQYSKYLATPVRMAGMREVDLAISVQSEIVRYMQDGFPVKIIYPEEGTSYLLTAVGLLKNADNKYDAKIFIDWLLQDGAQMSLQKNNIFYMPTNQTGLAYKTINIDNVKLLDNKLGNKTDVQNRLMNRWIKEVRLSN; from the coding sequence ATGCGATATATAAAAATCTTTACCGTAATGATTGGAGCAATCCTAATCTCTTTTTTATTGCATGCATATTTTACTAGTTCTGTAGAAAATGACAGTCAACAAAAAAGAGTAATTAATGTTTATACAAGTTTGCCGGCGGAAATTGTAGCCTGTCTATCAGAAGAATTTGAAAGAACTAATAATGTTAAGATTAATTTTATTTTATTTAGTGATAAAGAGGCCTTGTTAAATAAAATAAGAGGCACAAATGAGGAAAAAGTGGAATTAGTTTTAACTGATAGTTTACTGTTAGATGAGGCTAAAACAGACCAAAAACTAGAAAATTATGTTTCGGAACAAACGGATCTCTTAAATGATCGCTTCAAAGATGAACATGGTTTTTGGCAAGGTGTATGGTATGATCCGATTGTGTTTTGCATTAATTATGATTATTTAAAATTAACAGAGCAAAACATTAGTGGTTGGAATGATTTATATAAAGATAATAAAATTAGAATTGGTGTAGTAGATGTAATGGCTTCAAGTGCTGCTGCCAATTTATATTTTACGTTAGTATCACAATATGGTGAGGATGATGCTATCAAATTATTGCAAAAAATCCATGCTAGGGTTGTGCAATACTCGAAATATTTGGCAACACCGGTGCGAATGGCTGGCATGAGAGAAGTTGATTTAGCAATATCGGTGCAAAGTGAGATTGTCAGATATATGCAGGATGGTTTTCCAGTAAAAATAATATATCCTGAAGAAGGTACCTCATACTTGTTGACTGCAGTTGGCTTATTAAAAAATGCAGACAATAAATATGATGCGAAGATTTTTATTGATTGGTTATTACAAGATGGTGCGCAAATGAGTTTGCAAAAAAATAATATTTTTTATATGCCTACGAATCAAACCGGGCTAGCATATAAAACGATTAATATTGACAATGTGAAGTTATTAGATAATAAACTAGGCAATAAGACTGATGTACAAAATAGATTGATGAATAGATGGATTAAAGAAGTTAGATTAAGTAACTAA
- the ftsZ gene encoding cell division protein FtsZ yields MLEIDAEYSQNAKIKVIGVGGGGNNAVNRMIDAGLQGVEFIAVNTDAQALLNAKAPNRIQIGEKLTRGLGAGANPEIGEKAAQESREEIIKALDKADLVFVTAGMGGGTGTGAAPIVAECAKEVGALTVGVVTKPFSFEGKRRKTQAELGTANLKDKVDTLITIPNDRLMQVADKKTSMLEAFNIADDVLRQGVQGISDLIGISGVINLDFADVKTIMENSGSALMGIGTAKGENRAVIAAEAAIKSPLLEASIDGARGVIINITGDSSLGLFEINEAADFIQSSVDPDAHIIFGAVIDEELDEEIKVTVIATGFDGQQSIVEEKAEKTKIEPFKGDVLDIPEWMRR; encoded by the coding sequence GAATATAGTCAAAATGCAAAAATTAAGGTTATAGGTGTAGGAGGCGGCGGTAATAATGCAGTAAATCGAATGATTGATGCAGGATTACAAGGGGTAGAGTTTATTGCCGTTAATACTGATGCTCAAGCATTGCTTAATGCTAAAGCTCCTAATCGTATTCAGATTGGCGAAAAACTTACTAGAGGCTTAGGAGCAGGTGCTAATCCTGAAATTGGTGAAAAAGCTGCGCAAGAAAGTCGCGAAGAAATTATTAAAGCTTTAGATAAAGCGGACTTGGTTTTTGTTACTGCTGGTATGGGTGGTGGTACAGGGACAGGAGCAGCTCCAATCGTTGCGGAGTGTGCAAAAGAAGTTGGAGCACTAACAGTTGGTGTTGTAACAAAACCTTTTTCTTTTGAAGGAAAAAGACGTAAAACTCAAGCTGAACTAGGTACTGCTAACTTAAAAGATAAAGTTGATACTTTGATAACTATTCCTAATGATAGATTAATGCAAGTGGCAGATAAAAAGACTTCAATGTTGGAAGCTTTTAATATTGCCGATGATGTATTGCGTCAAGGGGTTCAAGGGATTTCTGATTTAATTGGTATTTCGGGAGTTATTAACTTAGATTTTGCTGATGTTAAAACTATCATGGAAAATTCGGGCTCTGCATTAATGGGGATTGGTACTGCTAAAGGTGAAAATAGAGCTGTTATAGCAGCTGAAGCAGCAATTAAAAGTCCGTTATTGGAAGCTTCAATTGATGGTGCCAGAGGGGTTATTATCAATATAACAGGTGATAGTAGCCTAGGTTTATTTGAGATTAATGAAGCGGCTGATTTCATTCAAAGCTCAGTTGATCCTGATGCTCATATTATTTTTGGCGCAGTAATCGATGAAGAGTTGGATGAGGAAATAAAAGTTACGGTTATTGCTACAGGTTTTGATGGACAACAATCAATTGTGGAAGAAAAGGCAGAAAAAACAAAGATTGAACCGTTTAAAGGTGATGTTTTAGACATTCCGGAGTGGATGCGTCGTTAA